The sequence TGATCGTGTCGGCGCGGAAGCCTTTGGACACCAACGCAATTTCGGCATCCACTTGAGTGGTTCCACCGATCGTGAAAGCGGCACAAGCACTTGAGGTTCGACGGATGGGTGGGCCCTATCGGGTAGGCCACGGTGTGGTCGAGGTCGCAGACCTGGGCGGGTTTGTCGCAGCCCGGGAACCGACACGTCAGGTCGCGGCAGCGCACGAACTCGGCCAGCGCGCGCGAGGGCGTGTAGCGCGGTTCGGCTGCCGAGTCGCTGCCGGGGTGGCCGACCTCGCGGATGTTGGCCCGCGCCAGGATGGCGCCCAGGAGCGCGGTCGGCATGATCCCGGCGCCGAACACATACCCCGGCTTGGACCGCGTAGTCGTCGGCTGTGCAGCGGCCTGGCGATCGGCATTGGCGGCTGCATCGGTTTGGGCTGTGGTGGATTCGTCGACGGCCTTGTCGTCGACGATGGCGTAGACGACGGCGTTATTTGTCGGCGCTTCTCCGGTGGTGCCGCCGGGGCAGTCGGGGTCGGTGCACTGGCACTGGAAGGCGGTGTGGTTGGCCGACGGGGCCAGCGCGTGGGCGCGGCGTTGGTAGTGGCCGCGCGGGTCGGCGTCACACACGCTGCGCGCGACCACCTCGACGGTGTGCTCCATCAGCGCGGCGTCCGCAGAGTTGAGCCGCGCCCAGATCGTCGTCGTGCCGGGGACGTCGTTCGGGGAGCCGAACTCGACTGTCTCATTCATCGCCGCCTGCGTGGCGCGGCGCAGCGCACCCGGGTCGTGTTCGTCGATCAGGGCGTCGATGGCGTCTTCGATTTTCTTCACCGCCAACGCTCCCCAGCGGGTGACCCGGTCGGCGAGCCCGGCGTCCACGGCGGTGAGCGCGTCGTGGTCATCGATCAGGTAGGTGCGCGAGATGATGGTGCGCACCAGCAGGTCACTGATCACCCCGGCGGCGAACAGCGCCGCCACTTGGGGCAGCCGGTCGCGTAGCGCGAGGCCGCGGTGGGTCTGGTGGAGCGCCATGCCTGGTGCTGACGTTGAGCGCGGCGGCCAGTTCGCAGGCCACCGCGGCGTCGGGGTCGATCCACCACAGTTCGCGCTCTGCGGTGTCCAGGCGGGTGCGGCGGTCGAAGATCTCGGCCATCACCGCCAGCTTCTGTGCCCCCGCGGCGTTCTCCGCGCGCGCCCACCCGCCGGCAGCATCAACCAACTCCGCGTCAGTCAACGAAGCCAGGTCGGCTATATCGGAGCAACAGATGATCGAACATGCTGTTGAATTTACGTAGCTCAGGCGACGCGCAAGCCTCACAATCACCGGCTGCACCCGCGCCTGTGGATGAAACCGCCACTGTGGATAACTGCGGCCCGGGCGGTTTCGGCGAGCCGATCGATCATCGGCTGCCCGGTTTCAAATCGCGGATTTTCACACGCAAAGTGCGACGTGGGAAGATGGGACGCGTGTTGCGATGGACCACTGCTGGCGAATCCCACGGCCGCGCGCTTGTGGCCGTGGTCGAGGGCATGGTCGCGGGCGTCGAGGTGACATCCGGCGAGATCGCCGGTCAGCTCGCCCGCCGCAGGCTGGGCTACGGTCGCGGCGCGCGAATGAAATTCGAGCAGGACCAGGTCACCATGCTCGCAGGCGTCCGGCACGGCATCACACTCGGCGGCCCGGTCGCCATCGAGATCGGCAACACCGAATGGCCCAAATGGGAGACGGTCATGGCCGCCGATCCCGTCGACCCCGCCGAACTCGAGAACATGGCCCGCAACGAGCCGCTGACCCGGCCGCGACCCGGCCACGCCGATTACGCCGGCATGCTCAAGTACGGCTTCGACGACGCCCGGCCGGTCCTGGAACGAGCGAGCGCGCGCGAAACGGCCGCCCGCGTCGCCGCAGGCACGCTGGCCCGGGCCTTCCTGCGCCAGGCGCTCGGCGTCGAGGTGGTTTCGCATGTCATCTCCATCGGCGAGTCGGCGCCGTACGACGGCCCACCGCCGCAAGCTTCCGATCTGGCCGCCATCGACGCCAGCCCGGTACGCGCGTTCGACAAGGAGGCTGAAGCCAGGATGATCGCCGAGATCGAGGCCGCCAAGGCCGACGGCGACACGCTCGGCGGGGTTGTCGAGGTCGTCGCGAACGGCCTTCCGATTGGGCTCGGATCGTTCACCAGCGGTGACAACCGCCTCGACAGCCAGTTGGCCGGCGCGGTGATGGGCATCCAGGCGATCAAGGGCGTGGAGATCGGCGACGGCTTCGAAACCGCCCGTCGCCGCGGCAGCGTCGCCCACGACGAGATGTATCCCGCAGCCGGCGGCGTCATGCGCTCGACGAACCGGGCCGGTGGGCTCGAAGGCGGGATGACAAACGGTCAGCCGCTGCGGGTGCGCGCCGCGATGAAGCCGATTTCGACGGTGCCGCGCGCACTGGCCACGGTCGACATGGCAACCGGGGACGAGGCGGTCGCCATCCACCAGCGCTCAGATGTGTGCGCGGTTCCTGCAGCGGCAGTGGTCGTCGAAACCATGGTCGCGCTTGTGCTCGCCCGTGCGGCGCTGGAGAAGTTCGGCGGCGACTCGATCGGCGAGACGCGGGCCAACATCGACACCTACCTGCGGTCGATAGCCGAACGCGAACCGGCTCAACGGGCACAGGCGTCGGGCTGATGGCACCCAGGGCCGTGCTGATCGGGTTGCCCGGATCGGGGAAGTCCACGATCGGCCGTCGACTGGCCAAAGCCCTCGGCGTCGCGTTGCTCGACACCGACGCCGCGATAGAACAGACGACAGGACGCACGATTCCCGACATCTTCGCAACCGACGGCGAGAAGGAGTTTCGCCGCATCGAGGAGGAAGTGATCCGCGAAGCGCTGGGGTCACATGACGGGGTGCTTTCGCTGGGCGGTGGTGCGATCACCAGTTCCGGTGTGCGCGAGGCCCTTTCCGGGCACATGGTGATCTATCTCGAGATCAGCGCCTCGGAAGGGGTCCGCCGAACGGGCGGTACGACGGTGCGGCCGCTGCTCGCCGGCGGAGACCGCGCAGAGAAATTCCGCGCGTTGATGTCGCAGCGGGTTCCGCTCTACCGGCGGGCTGCCACGCTTCGAATCAACACCAACCGGCGCAATCCCGGTGCGGTTGTCCGCTATATCGTGTCGCAACTGGAGAACCAGTCCTCAACCGACACACCGTCAAAGCCGAAGCCCAAGCCGCGGCGCAGGCGCAGGCCGACATGGCGTCGCACGCCGGTCTCGTTGACGCCGAGCCCATCTGAGGCCACCACGCCTACCAGCCCTGCCGAGTTGGCCCGCCGCGCGGAGGCCCGCCATGACTGATCTGACCGCACCCGTCACCGTCGAGGTGAGGACCGACCCGACATATCCGGTGATCATCGGCACGGGCCTGATGACGGAGCTGGGCGGGCTCCTCGAGGGCAGGCACAAGGCCGCGATCCTGCACCAGCCGGTACTGGCCCAGACCGCAGAGGCGATCCGTAACCATCTGTCCGACAAGGGCGTCGACGCGCATCGCATCGAGATTCCCGACGCCGAGGCCGGCAAGGATCTGCCCGTCGTCGGCTACATCTGGGAAGTGCTCGGCCGCATCGGCCTCGGCCGCAAGGACGCCGTCGTCAGCCTTGGCGGGGGAGCGGCGACCGACGTCGCGGGATTCGCCGCCGCCACGTGGCTGCGTGGCATCGACATCGTGCATGTGCCGACGACATTGCTCGCCATGGTGGATGCCGCCGTCGGCGGAAAAACCGGCATCAACACCGATGCGGGCAAGAACCTTGTCGGCGCATTCCACCAGCCCGCGGCCGTCCTCGTCGACCTGGCGACGCTGGAAACGCTGCCGCGCAACGAGATCGTTGCCGGGATGGCCGAGATCGTGAAGGCCGGGTTCATCGCCGACCCGGTCATCCTCGATCTCATCGAGGCCGACCCCGAGGGCGCGCTCGACCCGACAGGGCAGGTACTGCCCGAGTTGATTCGGCGAGCCATTGTGGTGAAGGCCGAAGTCGTCGCGGCGGATGAGAAGGAATCGCAACTGCGCGAGATCCTCAACTACGGGCACACCCTGGCCCACGCGATCGAGCGACGCGAACGCTACCGTTGGCGCCACGGCGCGGCGGTATCTGTGGGCCTGGTGTTCGCCGCCGAATTGGGCCGACTGGCGGGAAGACTCGACGACGGAACCGCCGACCGCCACCGCGCGATCCTCACCTCGCTTGGCCTGCCGGTCGGCTACGACGCCGACGCGTTGCCGCAGTTGCTCGAGTACATGGCAGGCGACAAGAAGTCGCGTTCCGGTGTGCTGCGTTTCGTCGTTCTCGACGGGCTGGCGAAGCCGGGTCGGCTGGAGGGTCCGGACCCGTCGCTGCTGGCGGCTGCTTATGCGGAGGTAGCGCAACAATGACGACGGTGAACGTCATCAATGGCCCCAACCTGGGTCGGCTCGGGCGCCGCGAGACCCAGGTCTACGGCAGCACCACACACGACGACCTCGTCGCGATGATCGAACGCGAAGCCACCGAGCTCGACCTGAAAGTCGTTGTGCGCCAATCCGACAGTGAAGCGGAGCTGCTCGATTGGATTCACCGCGCGGCCGACGCGGCCGAACCGGTGATCCTCAACGCGGGTGCGTTGACGCACACATCGATCGCGCTGCGCGACGCCTGCGCCGAGCTGCGCGCGCCGTTGATCGAGGTGCACATCTCGAATGTGCACGCTCGCGAAGAGTTCCGGCACCACTCGTACCTGAGTGCGATTGCCACCGGCGTGATCGTCGGGCTCGGTATGCAGGGTTATCTGCTGGCGTTGCGCTATCTCGCGACGCAGGACTAACGCTTAAGTCTGTTCCTGACGGCGCTCGGTCGGCGTCTCGTCGGCCCGGGCATCCGGGTGGCGGACGGCGGCGAACACGTCGGTGTCCGCGCGGTCGTCGTCGCCCGCGCGGTCGTCGTCGCCCGCGGCGAGACCATGGTGCTGGCGCGGTGTGTCGTCGGCGTGGCGGTCGATGACCCAGTGCCCGAGCGCGACGCCTGCGATTGCGGCGAGGAAGGTCAGCAGCGCGGTGAACGCCGCGAAGGTGGTGAGTTCGTTGAGCAGCCCACCGGCATAGAGGTCCTTGTAGAACATCGAGATCAGCCAGGCGAGCGCGCCGCTGACGAGTCCTGCAAACAGTCCTGCCAGCAGCCACGTCATCGCCAGGTCGGCGCGGCGGTCGGGATCGGGATTCGCGCGCGCATCTGAACGCCCGTCCAGGATGCCCCAAATGAACACCAAGATGGCGAAGAGAACGACGAGGGTGATGCTGATCAGAGTTGCCTTGGTTTCCCAGATATTGATCGCAGTGCCCTGCACCAATCGGATGAAGACCATCAGGGCCGCGAACACCAGTCCGCGCAGCAACCACTTACTCATGGGGCATCACCTTAGCGAGTAGCGTCAAGACCTGTGACTATATCGCAGCGCCGGGACCGACTTCGGCACCGGTTGCAGTCCGAGGGGCTCGACGCGATATTGGTAACGCGCCTGGTCAACGTGCGTTATTTGTCCGGTTTCACCGGATCGAACGCGGCGCTGCTGATTCGCGCGGACGACGACACACCGGTGCTGGCGACCGACGGGCGCTACCGCACCCAGGCGGCCCAGCAGGTTCCAGACGCCGAAATCGTCGTCGAACGATCCTGCGGACCGTTTCTGGCAGCCCGGGCCGCCTCTCTCGGTGTGCGTCGGCTCGGTTTCGAGAGCCACGTGGTGACGGTCGAAGGGTTCGACAGGCTGGCGGTAGCGGCCGGCAAGGCCGAGCTGGTTCGGGCTGCGGGCACGGTCGAAGCGCTGCGGGAAGTCAAGGACGCCGGAGAGGTCGCGCTGCTGCGGCTGGCCTGCGAGGCAGCCGATGCCGCCTTGGCTGACCTGGTCGAACGCGACGGTCTGCGGCCCGGTCGCACCGAGCGTGAGGTCGGCCGCGAACTGGAGTCACTGATGCGGGATCACGGTGCGGACGGACCGTCCTTCGAGACCATCGTGGCGGCCGGTGCCAACTCGGCGATCCCGCACCATCGGCCCACCGACGCCGTGCTGGCGGCCGGCCACTTCGTCAAGATCGACTTCGGCGCGCTGGTGTGCGGTTATCACTCGGACATGACGCGCACCTTTGTGCTGGCGCCTGCCGCACAGTGGCAACTCGACCTCTACGAGCTCGTCGCCGCCTCGCAACGGGCCGGCCGGGAGGCGGTCCGACCAGGAGTCGCGCTGCGCGAGGTGGACGCGGCGTCGAGGCGGGTGATCGCCGATGCGGGATGCGCCGAGAACTTCTCCCACGGCCTCGGGCACGGCGTCGGGCTGGAGATCCACGAAGCGCCGGGTATCCACGCGGGTGCCGCCGGTACACTGCTTGCTGGCTCTGCGGTGACTGTTGAGCCCGGTGTCTACCTGCCCGATCGCGGCGGTGTCCGCATCGAGGACACGCTGGTGGTGTGCGAGACGACGCCCGACCTGCTTACCCAGTTCCCCAAGGAATTGGCCATTCTTCGTTGAGAGACTAGGAGTAGTACCGCCGTGGCATCGACCGCCGACTTCAAGAACGGACTTGTCCTGAACATCGATGGACAGCTGTGGTCCATCGTCGAATTCCAACACGTCAAGCCGGGCAAGGGGCCCGCATTCGTGCGCACCAAGCTGAAGAACGTGCTGTCGGGCAAGGTCGTCGACAAGACGTTCAACGCCGGGGTCAAGGTGGAGACCGCCACGGTGGACCGTCGCGACACCACCTATCTGTACAAGGACGGCTCAGACTACGTGTTCATGGACAGCCAGGACTACGAGCAGCACCACCTGCCGGAGTCACTGGTCGGCGACGACGCGCGGTTTCTGCTCGAGAGCCTCCCTGTGCAGGTGGCCTTCCACAATGGCACGGCGCTCTACATCGAACTTCCAGTGACCGTCGAAATGAAGGTCAAGCACACCGAGCCCGGTCTGCAGGGCGACCGGTCCAGCGCGGGCACCAAGCCCGCGACGGTGGAAACCGGTGCAGAGATCCAGGTTCCGCTGTTCATCAACACCGGCGACAAGCTGAAGATCGATTCTCGCGATGGCAGCTACCTGGGTCGAGTGAATTGACCAGACCCAAGCCGGACCGGGGTCGACACCAGGCCCGCAAGCGAGCCGTCGATCTGCTGTTTGAGGCCGAGGCCCGTGGCATCACGCCGGCGGAGGCCGCCGAAGCGCGAGAGGCGTTGGCCCAGAGGCAATCCGATGTGTCTTCGCTGAACCCGTACACGGTGACCGTCGCCCAAGGGGTGACGCAGCACGCCGCGCACATCGACGATCTGATCTCGTCGCACCTTCAGGGCTGGACGTTGGACCGTCTGCCCGCCGTGGATCGGGCAATTCTGCGGGTTGCGGTCTGGGAACTACTGCACGCCGACGACGTTCCCGAACCGGTCGCCGTCGACGAGGCCGTCGAGCTGGCCAAGCATCTGTCCACCGACGATTCGCCGGGTTTCGTCAACGGAGTGTTGGGCCAAGTGATGCTGGTGACGCCGCAGATTCGGGCCGCCGCCGCGGCGATTCAGGGTGGAGCAGAGGGTTCCGGGTAGATCGATTCGGGTCTCGCTTCTCGTCTTGTCCGGTGGCCGCACCACAGGGCTGGGCGCCCTACTACGGCCTAGAGGACGTCGCCAAGGTGCACCTGCGGGATCCGGTTGTGGCGCTTGACCACCTGCGCGGCATGTAGCTCAGGCTGTCGAATAGTCCGGCAGCGCGATGGAATCGGCTACTTGAACCAGATTCGCGACGCAATCGGCCGAAACGGCCAGCGCTGCATCCACTTCATCAACGCGATGTTCGCGGCGATGTCGAAAGGCGAGTTGGGTGCGTACCGGTCGACGCGGTTGGGAATGTCCTGGCATTTGTCCACATAGGTCCGCAATCTCGACTGGTATCGCTGAAATGCGTCATTAACGGTCCGGCGATGCCTGCGCCGCTGATCAGAACAGTCGGCTGTGCCACGTCACCCACATTAAGCGTGCGACCTGGGAGCGTGCCTCATGCCGCGGCGTGCGGCGCCGCAGCGAAATTGAAGTAGCGCGCTACTTACGTCTCCTTCCTCAGGGCACGCAACGATCAATTTGCGGAAATTCCCAACGATTGGAGGGGTCCACTATGTTTCAGGGAATTCGCCCCCTAGTAACCACCGGTGTTGCGCTCGTCGGAGCCAGCGTCATCGCAGTATCTCCGGTGACTGTGCCGCCGCCCGAGATTCAGGCTGCGTCACTGCCTGCAGCGCAACGTGTTGTCGAGATGTCAGATGTCCAGTTGACGGGACTGGTTGAGGATCTGGAGAGGTTTCTGGACGCCGCGATCAACGCGCCTCGTAACGCGGTATGGGGCGTCGGACAAGCTCTGGATGGCTTGCCCGAAGCGCTCGGCGATGCAGCTTCGACTCGCGAGGCTGTAGGTGTGCTCGCGGAGGCCATTGGCACGGTATACGCATCGCCGATCAGGGCATTCCTCGACCCGCTTATTGTGAATGCGTCGCCGTACGACCCTGCGCAGCAGGATTTCATCGATGCGACATTGCTTGTCATCAGGGACCTCGCCGACGACCCGCTGTTCCTCCCGACCATTCCGGTGAGCTTCCTCAACTACTGGGGCAATCTGGGCCTCACCCCTTTGCAATCGGCTGGCCTGATCGCCGCCGGTTATCTACTGAAGCCGTTCAGTCTGGCGGGCCCATTCGTCGCTGCCCTGGCCAATTCGTTGCCGGCGCCGTTCGGTGGGGATCTGACCTCGAGTGACCCCGCCGATTGGGGTTTGATCAGTAACGCTTTCGACGAGGTCTTGCAGGGCGCGCAGAACCTGATCGTCGGAATACTCATTCCCGACTTGATGGCTGGAAATATGGCAGCGGGCGTCGCCGCCGCTGCTGCGCCAGAAGACACCTGGCCACCGAATGCAGAGACAGCACAACAGGTTCTGAGGAACACAGGCCGGACGATTCTTCGCCTGCCCGAACTGTTGGGCAACCTCGCCGTCGACGACGTGCGACGTGTCGGCGCATACCTCGAACGAGGTCGACCGCTCGATGCAGTCCGGTTGTTGGCGAGCCATGTACTCGCCGTGCCAACAGAATTGGCGTCGATACCGGTGAACCTCGGTTCGACATTCCTGCCTCCTCCTGCAGGCGACTTGCTGGCCGACGGATACTCCAAGGCATACGCCGCCGTCTCATCCATCGCCGGCCGGATCGGGCCGCAGCCCTCGACGACGCTCACGCAGAAGCAGGTCACGGCGTCTGGAAACGTTGCATCGGAGGGTAGTACAGGCAATGTTGTGCAGCTTTCGCTGCCGCGGGGAAACTTCGACGAGGTCACCAACATCGGCGTGACCAAGAGTGCGGATCCGAACAACGGCAATCCGGTGACGAAGCTGGACAACCGACCGAAGGTCGGCGGCAACGTGAGGGCAGTCGTGAACGATGTCCGTACGGAGGTCCGCCAGACGATCAAAGACGTCCGCCAGGGCGTCCGCGACGTGGTGAAGGCGGTCACCGGGGTCGGCAAGAAGAAAGACGTCAAGGCCGAAAGCAACGAGCCGTCGAAACCGGCGGAGTAACACCAGCTCCGGTGGGCCTCCCAACCACCCCGGGAGGCCCATCGGTCCTGTCAGGCCTAGATGTTCAGCGCCTGATAGGTACGTCGCACGAATTTCGGTTGCACGCCTTGGAGTTTGGCCAACGACGTGTTGCCCGCCACCGCGGCGGCGGAGTCGCCCGACATGTCGGGGTGGTTCTGGATCAGGTACAGCATGATGAGGTCGGCCGACGGGTCGGCCTGCCACCATGTCCCGAATGCCCCCGGCCACGTGAACGTGCCCTTGCCGCCGGGGCCGAACAGTTGCCGCGACTTCGCCGGGTCTGTGACGACCGACAGATTCAAACCGAACCCGCGACCGATCCAGTACGGCATGCCGAGGAACGGATACTGCCGCTGCTCATCGGTCAGCCGATCTGTCCTCATCAAATGCACCGAATCTTCGGAGAGCACCCGGTTTCCATCGAGCGTTCCGAACGCGAGAAGCATGCGCACGAAGCGCAGATAGTCGTCGACCGTCGACCACAGCCCCGCCCCGCCGCTGCACAGCGGCGGATCACTGATGGGTGCAGGCCCCATCGAGTCATGACGGAGCGTGTCGCCGGCGAGCTGATACATCGTCGCCGCGCGTTGCCGCCCGGTCGGTCCGACGCTGAATCCGGTGTCCGGCATGCCGACCGGTTCGAGGATGCGCTCTCTCAGCACCTCGGCCAACGGCTTGCCCTCAATCCTCGAGAGAACAATGCCCAGCACATCGGTCGACACGCTGTAGGTCAGCCGTGCGCCGGGTTGATGCGTCAACGGAAGCCTGGCCAGATCGGTGAGCCAGCCGTCCTGGTCCTGGCGGTGCGACAGCTTCCCGTACGCACGCGCCAGCGGACCGAGCACCGAGAACACATACGCGAAACCGCTCCGATGGGTCATCAGATCGTCGACGGTGATCGGCCGCTCTGCGGGAACCGTGTCGTCCAGTGAGCCGCGGGGGTCGGTCATCACCCGAAGATCGGCCAACTCCGGCAGCCACTTCGTCACCGGATCCGTCAGCGCCAGCCTGCGTTCGTCGACAAGCGTCATCGCCGCGGCGACGGTGACGGGTTTGGTCATCGAGGCGATGCGGAACATGGTGTCGCGCCGCATCGGCAGCCGGGCTTCGACGTCGCGGTAGCCGAGTTCGTTGACCTGGAGCACCTCACCGGCCTGCCATACCAGCGTGACCGCGCCGGACAACAGACCGCCGTCGATCGCCTCGTTGATAGAACTGCGGTTGCCGTCGAG is a genomic window of Mycobacterium sp. ITM-2016-00318 containing:
- the aroC gene encoding chorismate synthase produces the protein MLRWTTAGESHGRALVAVVEGMVAGVEVTSGEIAGQLARRRLGYGRGARMKFEQDQVTMLAGVRHGITLGGPVAIEIGNTEWPKWETVMAADPVDPAELENMARNEPLTRPRPGHADYAGMLKYGFDDARPVLERASARETAARVAAGTLARAFLRQALGVEVVSHVISIGESAPYDGPPPQASDLAAIDASPVRAFDKEAEARMIAEIEAAKADGDTLGGVVEVVANGLPIGLGSFTSGDNRLDSQLAGAVMGIQAIKGVEIGDGFETARRRGSVAHDEMYPAAGGVMRSTNRAGGLEGGMTNGQPLRVRAAMKPISTVPRALATVDMATGDEAVAIHQRSDVCAVPAAAVVVETMVALVLARAALEKFGGDSIGETRANIDTYLRSIAEREPAQRAQASG
- the aroB gene encoding 3-dehydroquinate synthase gives rise to the protein MTDLTAPVTVEVRTDPTYPVIIGTGLMTELGGLLEGRHKAAILHQPVLAQTAEAIRNHLSDKGVDAHRIEIPDAEAGKDLPVVGYIWEVLGRIGLGRKDAVVSLGGGAATDVAGFAAATWLRGIDIVHVPTTLLAMVDAAVGGKTGINTDAGKNLVGAFHQPAAVLVDLATLETLPRNEIVAGMAEIVKAGFIADPVILDLIEADPEGALDPTGQVLPELIRRAIVVKAEVVAADEKESQLREILNYGHTLAHAIERRERYRWRHGAAVSVGLVFAAELGRLAGRLDDGTADRHRAILTSLGLPVGYDADALPQLLEYMAGDKKSRSGVLRFVVLDGLAKPGRLEGPDPSLLAAAYAEVAQQ
- the aroQ gene encoding type II 3-dehydroquinate dehydratase, which codes for MTTVNVINGPNLGRLGRRETQVYGSTTHDDLVAMIEREATELDLKVVVRQSDSEAELLDWIHRAADAAEPVILNAGALTHTSIALRDACAELRAPLIEVHISNVHAREEFRHHSYLSAIATGVIVGLGMQGYLLALRYLATQD
- a CDS encoding B-4DMT family transporter; translated protein: MSKWLLRGLVFAALMVFIRLVQGTAINIWETKATLISITLVVLFAILVFIWGILDGRSDARANPDPDRRADLAMTWLLAGLFAGLVSGALAWLISMFYKDLYAGGLLNELTTFAAFTALLTFLAAIAGVALGHWVIDRHADDTPRQHHGLAAGDDDRAGDDDRADTDVFAAVRHPDARADETPTERRQEQT
- a CDS encoding Xaa-Pro peptidase family protein — encoded protein: MTISQRRDRLRHRLQSEGLDAILVTRLVNVRYLSGFTGSNAALLIRADDDTPVLATDGRYRTQAAQQVPDAEIVVERSCGPFLAARAASLGVRRLGFESHVVTVEGFDRLAVAAGKAELVRAAGTVEALREVKDAGEVALLRLACEAADAALADLVERDGLRPGRTEREVGRELESLMRDHGADGPSFETIVAAGANSAIPHHRPTDAVLAAGHFVKIDFGALVCGYHSDMTRTFVLAPAAQWQLDLYELVAASQRAGREAVRPGVALREVDAASRRVIADAGCAENFSHGLGHGVGLEIHEAPGIHAGAAGTLLAGSAVTVEPGVYLPDRGGVRIEDTLVVCETTPDLLTQFPKELAILR
- the efp gene encoding elongation factor P is translated as MASTADFKNGLVLNIDGQLWSIVEFQHVKPGKGPAFVRTKLKNVLSGKVVDKTFNAGVKVETATVDRRDTTYLYKDGSDYVFMDSQDYEQHHLPESLVGDDARFLLESLPVQVAFHNGTALYIELPVTVEMKVKHTEPGLQGDRSSAGTKPATVETGAEIQVPLFINTGDKLKIDSRDGSYLGRVN
- the nusB gene encoding transcription antitermination factor NusB, which codes for MTRPKPDRGRHQARKRAVDLLFEAEARGITPAEAAEAREALAQRQSDVSSLNPYTVTVAQGVTQHAAHIDDLISSHLQGWTLDRLPAVDRAILRVAVWELLHADDVPEPVAVDEAVELAKHLSTDDSPGFVNGVLGQVMLVTPQIRAAAAAIQGGAEGSG
- a CDS encoding serine hydrolase encodes the protein MNLDGNRSSINEAIDGGLLSGAVTLVWQAGEVLQVNELGYRDVEARLPMRRDTMFRIASMTKPVTVAAAMTLVDERRLALTDPVTKWLPELADLRVMTDPRGSLDDTVPAERPITVDDLMTHRSGFAYVFSVLGPLARAYGKLSHRQDQDGWLTDLARLPLTHQPGARLTYSVSTDVLGIVLSRIEGKPLAEVLRERILEPVGMPDTGFSVGPTGRQRAATMYQLAGDTLRHDSMGPAPISDPPLCSGGAGLWSTVDDYLRFVRMLLAFGTLDGNRVLSEDSVHLMRTDRLTDEQRQYPFLGMPYWIGRGFGLNLSVVTDPAKSRQLFGPGGKGTFTWPGAFGTWWQADPSADLIMLYLIQNHPDMSGDSAAAVAGNTSLAKLQGVQPKFVRRTYQALNI